The DNA sequence GCCCGAGACCGTCCCGCTCGACACCCCACCGGATGGCGAGCGCATCGACGATGGTCAGACCGCGGCCGTCCGGGTCCTCGACCCCGGCCACGCGGGGGCGCGGCACCTGGGTCGCCCCGCCGTCGGTCACCCGCACCTCGATCACGGCACTGCCGTTCTCCGAGCGCAGGCGCCAGGCCAGGCGGACCACGCCGCCGGGCAGCGGGTCGGCGTGCCGGACCGCGTTGCCGACCAGCTCGGCCGCGACCGAGACCACGTCGTCGAGCAGGGCGGCGGGCACGGCGTCGGCCAGCGCGGCGGCCAGTCGGTGCCGGGCCTGCTGAGCACCGCGAGCATGGTGGGGCACCACCACGCACCAGGCTCGCTCAGCGACAGCCATCGACACGATCATGCCTCCCTGGATGCGGTCGCATCCCTCTTCCCGTCACCTCGCGGAAGCCGTACCTCTGCGACCGTACCTCCCCCATCCCGGGGACGTAAGGACACCCAACCGTTTTGTCGCTCAATAGTCTTTCGGACGAGATACAGACCCAGTCCGGCACCACCGTATCGCCGTCCGTCGCCACTGTCCGCCTGCCAGAAGCGATCGAACACCCGATGGGACTGGTCCGGTGAGATCCCGATGCCGCGATCGAGCACGCGGAAGAGCACCGTGCGCGCGTCCTCGGCCGCGGTGATCACGACCGGTTCCGGCCCGGGTGAGTACTTCTCGGCGTTGGTGACCAGCTCGGTGAGCACGGTCGGGATGGTGGCCCGGTCGCCGTGGGCCAGCGGCAGGCCGCTCGGCAGTTCCAGCCACAGCCGCCGGCGCAGGTCCGCGGGCAGCCCGGCGGCGGCCTGGCGCAGCGCCGTGAGCAGGTCGAACGGCGCCAGCCGCAGCATGCCGACGGCGGTGCCCGTGCTCGCGGCGAGCAGCCGGTCGACCAGGCGGGCCAGCTCGTCGCTGCGCTGCCCGATGACCCGGGCGGCGTCGTGGCGGGCCTCCTCGTCGAGCTGGCCCCAGTGGTCGCGCAGCGTGTCGGCGTACCCCTTGATGACCGTGACCGGGGTCCGCAGCTCGTGGCTGGTGACCGCGATGAACAGCTCGCGGTCGGCCAGCTCGGGGGCCTCCGGCGCGGCCTGCACCGGCAGCCCGGCGCCGTCGCGGTAGAGCCGGGCCACCGTCGCGCCGAGCAGCGACATCGCGGCCAGCTGGTCCGGGTCGGCCGGGCGCTCGGTGGTGAAGAAGGCGGCCAGCAGGGCGACCGGGCCGGCGGCCGCGTCGACGCGGTGCACCAGGATCCAGGGGGTGCCCTGCGCGGCGAGCTGGTCCGCGGTGTCGGGATCGACCTCGCCCAGCTCCAGCCGGTAGGTCGGCGGCCCGGGGCGGCAGGCGATGGTCACCACGTGCGGGCGCACCGGACGGCCGATGGCCCAGGCGGCGGTGCCGGCGGCGGCGATGATCCGGCCGCCGTCGCCGTGCAGCTCGGCCAGGGCCATCCCGGGCACACCCAGCGTGTACTGGCCGAGGTGGACCAGGCGGTCGACGGCGGGCAGCCCGCCGGACCGGGTGTCGGGGTCGTTGAAGAGCGCGGCGATGCCCAACGTCAGCTCGCGGTACGCCACCTCCACAAACAGGAA is a window from the Catellatospora sp. TT07R-123 genome containing:
- a CDS encoding sensor histidine kinase KdpD: MEVAYRELTLGIAALFNDPDTRSGGLPAVDRLVHLGQYTLGVPGMALAELHGDGGRIIAAAGTAAWAIGRPVRPHVVTIACRPGPPTYRLELGEVDPDTADQLAAQGTPWILVHRVDAAAGPVALLAAFFTTERPADPDQLAAMSLLGATVARLYRDGAGLPVQAAPEAPELADRELFIAVTSHELRTPVTVIKGYADTLRDHWGQLDEEARHDAARVIGQRSDELARLVDRLLAASTGTAVGMLRLAPFDLLTALRQAAAGLPADLRRRLWLELPSGLPLAHGDRATIPTVLTELVTNAEKYSPGPEPVVITAAEDARTVLFRVLDRGIGISPDQSHRVFDRFWQADSGDGRRYGGAGLGLYLVRKTIERQNGWVSLRPRDGGGTVAEVRLPRGDGKRDATASREA
- a CDS encoding ATP-binding protein gives rise to the protein MIVSMAVAERAWCVVVPHHARGAQQARHRLAAALADAVPAALLDDVVSVAAELVGNAVRHADPLPGGVVRLAWRLRSENGSAVIEVRVTDGGATQVPRPRVAGVEDPDGRGLTIVDALAIRWGVERDGLGQSVWAELS